A genomic segment from Neobacillus sp. YX16 encodes:
- a CDS encoding peptidyl-prolyl cis-trans isomerase — protein MRRKKLWIVIAALILLNCLTIVFYLAKGKETINDEVVATVGKGEITRQEWLNELESRYGKDVLRDMIDQKVIKEMAAKYKIKVSEDDVEREYRILQTTYSSPSENKKTTEKKWKEHIRNSHIQEEILTRDVKVSQKEMKAYFEANKELYTIPTAYHLSHIIVKSSDEAEKAIKELSQGSSFSALAMEKSVEEFSANEGGDIGYIMEGEERYPSEYLKAAKKLKKGAWSEPIKVEQGYAIVKLVGKIEEQKYSFKDVKQQIRREIALEQMKTSASTATFWEETKVEWFYGNKDTD, from the coding sequence TTGAGACGAAAGAAGCTATGGATTGTTATTGCAGCACTTATTTTATTGAACTGTCTAACGATTGTCTTTTACCTTGCAAAAGGGAAAGAAACAATTAATGACGAAGTCGTTGCAACCGTGGGGAAAGGTGAAATTACAAGGCAAGAGTGGCTTAATGAGTTAGAGTCTCGATATGGAAAAGATGTACTAAGAGACATGATTGATCAAAAAGTTATTAAAGAAATGGCAGCAAAGTATAAAATTAAGGTCTCAGAGGATGATGTAGAACGCGAATATAGAATCCTTCAAACTACATACAGTTCTCCAAGTGAAAACAAAAAAACTACGGAGAAAAAGTGGAAAGAGCATATTCGTAATAGTCATATTCAGGAAGAAATCCTAACCAGAGATGTAAAGGTATCTCAAAAAGAAATGAAGGCGTATTTTGAAGCGAATAAAGAGCTTTATACCATTCCAACCGCCTATCATTTATCACATATTATTGTGAAATCAAGTGATGAAGCAGAAAAGGCAATCAAGGAACTGTCTCAAGGGTCGAGTTTTTCAGCTCTAGCGATGGAAAAATCCGTTGAAGAATTTTCTGCTAATGAAGGTGGAGACATCGGGTATATTATGGAAGGGGAGGAACGGTATCCTTCTGAATACCTTAAAGCAGCAAAGAAGTTAAAAAAAGGGGCCTGGAGTGAGCCAATTAAAGTGGAACAAGGCTATGCCATTGTTAAGCTTGTAGGGAAAATTGAGGAACAAAAGTATTCTTTTAAGGATGTTAAGCAGCAAATACGCAGAGAAATTGCACTTGAACAAATGAAAACTTCTGCCTCAACCGCAACCTTTTGGGAAGAAACAAAAGTAGAATGGTTTTATGGAAATAAGGACACAGACTAA
- the cysK gene encoding cysteine synthase A translates to MVRVANSVAELVGQTPIVKLNRLVDENSAEVYLKLEYFNPGSSVKDRIALAMIEAAEEKGLIKPGVDTIIEPTSGNTGIGLAMIAAAKGYKAIFVMPETMSLERRNLLRAYGAELVLTPGPEGMKGAIAKANALAEENGYFVPQQFENEANPEVHRRTTGKEIVEQMEQLDAFISGIGTGGTITGAGEVLREKFPNVKIYAVEPTDSPVLSGGKPGPHKIQGIGAGFVPAVLSTEVYDEVIQVQAEEAFTASRRAAKEEGILGGISSGAAIHAALEVAKKLGKGKKVLAIIPDNGERYLSTPLYQYED, encoded by the coding sequence ATGGTACGTGTAGCAAATTCAGTTGCAGAATTAGTTGGTCAAACTCCTATTGTTAAATTAAACAGATTAGTAGATGAAAACAGTGCAGAGGTTTATTTAAAGCTTGAGTATTTCAATCCTGGCAGTAGTGTAAAAGACCGTATTGCTTTGGCAATGATTGAAGCAGCAGAAGAGAAGGGTTTAATTAAACCTGGTGTTGATACGATTATTGAGCCTACAAGTGGAAATACAGGTATCGGTTTAGCTATGATTGCAGCAGCTAAAGGATACAAGGCAATTTTTGTTATGCCTGAAACAATGAGCTTGGAAAGAAGAAACCTGCTTCGTGCTTATGGTGCTGAGTTAGTACTTACACCAGGACCAGAAGGAATGAAAGGTGCTATTGCTAAAGCCAATGCACTTGCTGAAGAAAACGGATATTTCGTACCGCAGCAATTCGAAAATGAAGCAAATCCTGAAGTACACCGTAGAACTACTGGTAAGGAAATTGTGGAACAAATGGAACAACTTGACGCATTTATTTCAGGTATCGGTACTGGTGGAACAATCACAGGTGCAGGTGAAGTTCTTCGTGAGAAGTTCCCGAATGTGAAAATTTACGCGGTAGAACCTACTGATTCTCCAGTATTATCAGGCGGTAAGCCAGGTCCACACAAGATTCAAGGTATTGGAGCGGGCTTTGTTCCTGCTGTTTTAAGTACTGAAGTTTATGATGAAGTCATCCAAGTTCAAGCGGAAGAAGCTTTTACAGCTTCACGTCGAGCTGCAAAAGAGGAAGGAATCCTAGGTGGAATCTCTTCCGGAGCAGCTATTCATGCCGCTTTAGAAGTTGCCAAGAAACTTGGAAAAGGTAAAAAAGTACTGGCGATTATTCCTGATAATGGAGAACGTTATTTAAGTACACCGCTTTACCAATATGAAGATTAA
- the folP gene encoding dihydropteroate synthase — MGILNATPDSFSDGGKYNNIEQAIERAKEMVENGADIIDIGGESTRPGYTVISEKEEIERVVPVVEAIAKHVQVPISIDTYKAKVAQSAIEAGAHIINDIWGAKADEGMAAVAAKYNAPIILMHNRNNRDYSFFIRDVLNDLYESINIVKQAGVRDDQIILDPGIGFAKDLNENILMMQNLDTLTALGYPVLLGTSKKSMIGQALNLPITERMEGTGASVCYGIQKGCQIIRIHDVKEMSRMAKMMDVLMGKGVSLG; from the coding sequence ATGGGGATTTTAAATGCAACCCCAGATTCATTCTCGGATGGTGGAAAGTACAATAATATAGAACAAGCAATTGAGCGTGCCAAAGAAATGGTTGAAAATGGAGCTGATATCATTGATATTGGCGGTGAATCTACCCGACCGGGGTATACTGTTATTTCTGAAAAGGAAGAGATTGAGCGTGTAGTTCCAGTCGTAGAAGCGATTGCTAAACATGTGCAGGTTCCTATTTCGATTGATACATATAAAGCAAAAGTTGCTCAAAGTGCCATTGAAGCAGGTGCCCATATTATTAATGATATTTGGGGTGCAAAGGCAGATGAAGGAATGGCAGCAGTGGCTGCAAAATATAATGCCCCCATTATCCTTATGCACAATCGAAATAATCGAGACTACTCCTTTTTCATAAGAGACGTGTTAAATGACCTGTACGAGAGTATAAATATCGTAAAACAAGCAGGTGTGAGAGATGATCAGATTATTTTAGACCCAGGAATCGGTTTTGCTAAAGACTTGAATGAGAACATTTTGATGATGCAAAACCTAGATACACTAACGGCTCTCGGCTACCCTGTCCTTTTAGGAACATCAAAAAAATCTATGATTGGACAAGCACTCAATCTTCCGATAACGGAAAGGATGGAAGGGACTGGCGCTAGTGTTTGTTATGGAATCCAAAAGGGATGTCAGATCATTCGTATACATGATGTTAAGGAAATGAGCAGAATGGCAAAAATGATGGATGTTCTAATGGGGAAGGGTGTCAGCCTTGGATAA
- the folB gene encoding dihydroneopterin aldolase: MDKIFVNQMEFYGYHGVFPEETRLGQRFIVDLMVLIDLKKAGQSDELEYSVNYGELFQVCKEIVEGKPYKLVEAIAEKIAETVLKRFTLVSEATVKVIKPDPPIPGHYRSVAVEITRRR, from the coding sequence TTGGATAAAATATTTGTAAACCAAATGGAATTCTATGGGTATCATGGAGTCTTTCCTGAGGAAACAAGACTTGGTCAGCGTTTTATCGTAGATTTAATGGTGTTAATAGATTTAAAAAAAGCTGGTCAAAGTGATGAACTAGAGTATTCGGTAAACTATGGTGAGTTATTTCAGGTGTGTAAAGAAATTGTCGAGGGAAAACCGTATAAGCTTGTTGAAGCTATTGCGGAAAAAATTGCAGAAACTGTTTTGAAGCGGTTTACTCTTGTTTCCGAAGCAACTGTAAAGGTTATCAAACCAGACCCGCCAATACCCGGACATTATCGGTCTGTTGCAGTTGAAATTACAAGGAGAAGATAA
- the folK gene encoding 2-amino-4-hydroxy-6-hydroxymethyldihydropteridine diphosphokinase, which produces MGNTAFIALGSNIGNRYDYLTEAIKQLADHPEIKMVNISSIYETDPVGFEDQDLFLNMVIEVMTSLCAHELLDICLNLELTLGRKREMVWGPRTIDLDILLYNQENIETEKLIIPHPRMLERNFVMIPLSEIKPDIIIPNIDKPLEALINELPNKEGVRLWKRKNGEDVFEPIGS; this is translated from the coding sequence ATGGGAAATACAGCATTTATTGCCCTTGGATCTAACATCGGAAACAGGTATGATTATTTGACAGAAGCAATAAAACAACTAGCAGATCATCCTGAGATTAAAATGGTAAATATCTCCTCAATCTATGAAACGGATCCTGTAGGATTTGAAGATCAAGATTTATTTTTAAATATGGTGATTGAGGTTATGACTTCACTCTGTGCCCATGAATTACTAGATATTTGCTTAAATCTTGAATTAACACTTGGTAGGAAAAGGGAAATGGTATGGGGTCCAAGAACAATTGACCTTGACATTCTTCTCTATAACCAAGAAAATATTGAAACAGAGAAACTAATTATCCCGCATCCACGGATGCTAGAGCGGAATTTTGTCATGATACCTTTGTCAGAGATAAAACCTGACATAATCATTCCAAATATAGATAAACCACTTGAAGCATTAATCAATGAATTACCTAACAAAGAAGGAGTCCGATTATGGAAGCGGAAAAATGGGGAAGACGTATTCGAGCCTATCGGAAGCTAA
- a CDS encoding helix-turn-helix transcriptional regulator, producing the protein MEAEKWGRRIRAYRKLKGYTQESFAKELSVSVSIIGEIERGNRLPTGELLKKIGQTLNITLEELAPNE; encoded by the coding sequence ATGGAAGCGGAAAAATGGGGAAGACGTATTCGAGCCTATCGGAAGCTAAAGGGATACACACAGGAAAGCTTTGCGAAGGAACTTAGTGTATCAGTATCAATTATAGGAGAAATCGAAAGAGGCAACCGGCTGCCTACAGGTGAGTTACTAAAGAAAATTGGTCAAACCTTAAATATTACCTTAGAGGAACTAGCACCAAATGAATAG
- the dusB gene encoding tRNA dihydrouridine synthase DusB, which translates to MLKIGNIEMKNQVVLAPMAGVCNSAFRLTVKEFGAGLVCAEMVSDKGIVLKNAKTMNMLYIDEREKPLSLQIFGGEKKTLVEAAQFVDKSTNADIIDINMGCPVPKITKCDAGAKWLLDPDKIYEMVSAVVEAVEKPVTVKMRMGWDEDHIFAVKNAQAVERAGGQAIALHGRTRVQMYEGKANWDIIKEVKQSINIPLIGNGDVQTPQDAKRMLDETGCDGVMIGRAALGNPWMIYRTVQFLKTGKLMGEPSVREKMDVCILHLDRLIALKNEDVAVREMRKHAAWYLKGVKGNAKVRNAINECNTRNHMVTLLNDMVADVEEKESQVTVC; encoded by the coding sequence ATGTTGAAAATCGGCAATATTGAAATGAAAAATCAAGTCGTTTTAGCACCAATGGCTGGTGTATGTAACTCTGCCTTCCGTCTAACGGTTAAAGAGTTTGGTGCTGGTTTAGTTTGTGCGGAAATGGTCAGTGATAAAGGAATCGTTTTAAAAAATGCAAAAACGATGAATATGCTTTATATCGACGAACGTGAAAAACCATTAAGCCTGCAGATTTTTGGCGGCGAAAAGAAAACACTAGTTGAAGCTGCACAATTTGTAGATAAAAGTACGAACGCTGATATTATTGATATCAATATGGGCTGCCCAGTTCCCAAAATTACAAAATGTGACGCGGGGGCGAAATGGCTGTTAGACCCGGATAAAATCTATGAAATGGTTTCAGCTGTCGTTGAAGCGGTTGAAAAACCAGTAACCGTTAAAATGCGTATGGGCTGGGATGAGGACCATATTTTTGCAGTCAAAAATGCGCAGGCAGTAGAAAGAGCCGGCGGTCAAGCGATTGCGCTCCATGGTCGTACGCGTGTTCAAATGTATGAAGGAAAAGCGAACTGGGATATTATTAAAGAAGTAAAGCAATCAATTAATATCCCATTAATTGGGAATGGTGATGTCCAAACCCCTCAGGATGCAAAAAGGATGCTTGATGAAACCGGCTGTGATGGGGTAATGATTGGAAGAGCAGCTTTAGGAAACCCATGGATGATTTACCGTACAGTTCAATTCCTCAAAACTGGTAAACTTATGGGTGAGCCCTCCGTTCGAGAAAAAATGGATGTATGTATTTTACACTTAGACCGTTTAATTGCTTTGAAAAATGAAGATGTGGCAGTTAGAGAAATGCGTAAGCATGCAGCTTGGTATCTAAAAGGTGTAAAAGGCAACGCGAAAGTTAGAAATGCGATCAATGAGTGTAATACACGTAATCATATGGTAACCTTGTTAAATGATATGGTCGCAGATGTAGAAGAGAAGGAAAGCCAAGTAACTGTTTGCTAA
- the lysS gene encoding lysine--tRNA ligase, with protein sequence MSQEELNDQLQVRRDKMNAMRERGLDPFGKRYDRSHNIKELVEQYAELEKEDLEAKDVSVTLAGRIMTKRGKGKAGFANIQDLTGQIQVYVRVDAIGAEAYEVFDSSDLGDIIGVKGTLFKTKVGELSVKVHEFEFLTKALRPLPDKFHGLKDVEQRYRQRYLDLIMSQESRSTFITRSKIIQSMRRYLDNHGYLEVETPMMHSIAGGASARPFITHHNALDMELYMRIAIELHLKRLIVGGLEKVYEIGRVFRNEGVSTRHNPEFTMIELYEAYADYQDIMSLTENLIAHIAREVLGTTTIQYGEYEVNLEPEWKRLHMVDAIKEFTGVDFWKQMSVEEARELAKEHRVEITEHMLYGHIVNEFFEQKVEEKLIQPTFIYGHPVEISPLAKKNEEDSRFTDRFELFIVAREHANAFTELNDPIDQRERFEAQLKEREQGNDEAHEMDEDFVEALEYGMPPTGGLGIGIDRIVMLLTNSPSIRDVLLFPLMRHR encoded by the coding sequence ATGAGTCAAGAAGAATTAAATGACCAGCTGCAGGTCAGACGTGATAAAATGAACGCCATGCGTGAAAGAGGGTTAGATCCTTTTGGTAAGCGATATGACCGCTCTCATAATATTAAAGAATTAGTAGAGCAATATGCTGAATTGGAAAAAGAAGACCTTGAAGCGAAAGATGTTTCCGTTACTCTTGCAGGTAGGATAATGACGAAACGTGGTAAGGGTAAAGCGGGATTTGCTAATATCCAAGACCTTACCGGGCAGATTCAGGTATATGTTAGAGTTGATGCAATTGGTGCGGAGGCTTATGAAGTATTTGATTCCTCGGATCTAGGAGATATCATTGGTGTAAAGGGTACTCTATTTAAAACAAAGGTCGGTGAACTTTCCGTAAAGGTTCATGAGTTTGAGTTTTTGACAAAGGCTCTTCGTCCTCTGCCTGATAAATTCCACGGGCTCAAGGATGTGGAACAGCGCTACCGTCAACGATACCTTGACCTCATTATGAGCCAAGAAAGTAGATCTACTTTTATTACACGAAGCAAGATTATTCAATCAATGCGTCGTTACTTAGATAACCACGGCTATTTAGAGGTGGAAACACCAATGATGCACTCTATTGCTGGTGGTGCGTCAGCAAGACCGTTTATAACTCACCATAATGCTCTTGATATGGAACTTTACATGCGGATCGCCATTGAACTACACCTAAAGCGTCTAATCGTCGGAGGACTTGAAAAAGTGTACGAAATTGGCCGTGTATTCCGTAACGAAGGTGTTTCTACACGCCACAATCCTGAGTTTACGATGATCGAGCTTTATGAGGCATATGCGGATTACCAGGACATTATGAGTCTGACTGAAAATCTAATTGCCCACATTGCGAGAGAAGTATTAGGAACAACTACTATCCAATACGGAGAGTATGAAGTTAACCTTGAACCTGAGTGGAAAAGATTACACATGGTTGATGCGATAAAAGAATTTACAGGTGTAGACTTCTGGAAGCAAATGAGTGTAGAAGAAGCTCGGGAACTTGCAAAGGAACATAGAGTAGAGATTACCGAACATATGCTATATGGTCATATTGTTAATGAATTCTTTGAGCAAAAGGTTGAAGAAAAGTTAATTCAGCCAACCTTCATTTATGGTCATCCAGTTGAAATCTCTCCACTCGCTAAGAAGAACGAAGAAGATTCAAGATTTACGGATCGTTTTGAGTTATTTATCGTTGCTCGTGAACATGCCAATGCATTTACTGAGTTAAATGACCCAATTGACCAAAGGGAGCGCTTTGAAGCGCAATTAAAAGAGCGTGAGCAGGGTAATGATGAAGCGCATGAAATGGATGAGGACTTTGTAGAGGCATTGGAATACGGAATGCCGCCAACAGGTGGATTAGGAATCGGAATTGATCGTATTGTAATGTTACTAACCAACTCACCATCTATTCGTGACGTATTATTATTCCCATTAATGCGCCATCGTTAA